The Lactuca sativa cultivar Salinas chromosome 2, Lsat_Salinas_v11, whole genome shotgun sequence genome includes a window with the following:
- the LOC111887696 gene encoding UDP-glycosyltransferase 90A1 translates to MASTQANHPHFVLFPFMSKGHTIPLLHLAQLFLRHGVSLTLFTTKANRPFITQFLHHHAADSISIIDLPFPSDVEGIPQGIESTDKLPSMSVFWQFVTATKHMKPHFEQALNNLSEVITCIVSDGFLSWTLESANKLGIPRLSFFGMSGYSTAVALEVGANRLLSGPESDDDLITVTRFPWIKVTRNDFDKPFNQPDPTGPQQDLLMEVVIAMANSYGLIMNSFYELEPLFIDYLNRKSNLKAWCVGPLCLAESGLTVLDHHDQNPKWVEWLDEKLSKGRYVLYIAFGTQVEISTRQLEAISKGLEESEVNFMWVVRKCESEVMSHVVDELQERVGERGIIVREWVDQREILKHESVKGFLSHCGLNSVMESICSGVPILAWPMMADQHLNARMVVEEIKIGLRVETCDGSVRGFVKSEGLKKMVKELMEGERGKEVRKKVMEVGKAAKEAMEKDGSSWRTMDELIDDVQTFRNLNRVI, encoded by the coding sequence ATGGCTTCCACACAGGCAAATCACCCTCATTTTGTATTGTTTCCTTTCATGTCCAAAGGCCACACCATACCATTGCTCCACCTAGCCCAGCTTTTCCTACGCCATGGCGTTTCTCTCACCCTTTTCACCACAAAAGCCAATCGACCCTTCATCACTCAGTTTCTCCACCATCATGCAGCAGATTCAATCTCTATTATAGACCTGCCATTTCCTAGCGATGTTGAAGGAATACCTCAAGGTATAGAGAGCACCGATAAGCTACCTTCCATGTCTGTATTCTGGCAATTTGTCACAGCAACGAAGCACATGAAGCCACACTTTGAACAAGCACTCAACAATCTCTCCGAAGTTATCACCTGCATCGTTTCCGATGGGTTTTTAAGCTGGACACTTGAATCTGCAAATAAATTAGGGATCCCTCGCCTCTCGTTTTTTGGCATGTCCGGCTACTCAACCGCCGTGGCTCTAGAAGTGGGTGCAAACCGGCTGTTGTCAGGACCTGAGTCCGATGATGACTTAATCACTGTGACAAGGTTCCCATGGATCAAAGTCACTAGGAATGACTTTGACAAACCTTTCAATCAGCCAGATCCCACGGGTCCTCAACAGGACTTGCTAATGGAGGTTGTGATAGCAATGGCGAATAGCTATGGACTGATTATGAACAGCTTCTACGAGCTTGAGCCGCTGTTTATTGACTATCTGAACCGAAAGTCTAACCTCAAAGCTTGGTGCGTCGGACCACTGTGTTTGGCTGAGTCGGGATTAACAGTTCTAGATCATCACGATCAAAACCCTAAATGGGTGGAATGGCTAGATGAGAAGCTATCTAAAGGACGCTACGTTTTATACATAGCATTCGGAACTCAAGTCGAGATATCAACACGACAGCTGGAAGCCATATCCAAGGGTTTGGAAGAGTCCGAAGTGAATTTCATGTGGGTGGTGAGGAAGTGCGAGAGCGAGGTGATGAGTCATGTTGTTGACGAGCTACAAGAAAGAGTTGGAGAAAGAGGGATTATCGTAAGAGAATGGGTGGACCAAAGGGAGATTCTGAAGCACGAGAGTGTAAAAGGGTTTTTAAGCCACTGTGGTTTAAACTCGGTTATGGAGAGCATATGTTCAGGGGTTCCGATACTAGCGTGGCCGATGATGGCTGACCAACACCTGAATGCACGGATGGTGGTGGAGGAGATAAAGATCGGTTTAAGGGTGGAGACGTGCGATGGATCTGTTAGAGGGTTTGTGAAGTCTGAAGGGTTAAAGAAGATGGTGAAGGAGCTCATGGAAGGAGAAAGGGGGAAAGAGGTGAGGAAGAAAGTTATGGAGGTTGGAAAAGCTGCAAAGGAGGCAATGGAGAAAGATGGATCATCCTGGCGGACAATGGATGAGCTCATAGACGATGTTCAGACTTTTAGAAATCTGAACAGAGTGATTTAA